A window of Paraburkholderia bryophila contains these coding sequences:
- a CDS encoding collagen-like triple helix repeat-containing protein: MGTTVADTGSKVTGTSIPGVDSGTTTNLGNALTDLGNGVKVLGNGTAAGLGTVGSAANPLGPTLTSTSGVVSNTGAAVTAVGGVVSSLGSGPLSPLAPATSALGGVVGDVGKGVTSVGSGLNTALSSAPVQQLETQLSSAINPITLTVSNTTQTLGNATGLGSPLNNLLGTLGNGLDAAGIKVSGATGDQVGKDIGGVVSQLGKTVTSTGGLFTGATTNPLAPITGLLGPLGGLGGLGATGGGSISIPPLTGLIGNLGSLGGVGGVGGVGGVGGVGGSGGAGGAGGLLAPITGLLGKVGSLGGSTGAGGPLTPVVSLVGSLTVSVTGGVSASQGGTAANPVTGLIGGLTGGSASGSGGSGSSNKNPLAPVTNLVGGLLGGVTAGK; the protein is encoded by the coding sequence GTGGGCACGACCGTCGCCGACACCGGCAGCAAGGTCACCGGCACGTCGATCCCCGGCGTCGACAGCGGAACGACAACTAATCTCGGCAATGCCCTCACCGATCTCGGCAACGGCGTGAAGGTACTCGGCAACGGCACGGCCGCGGGTCTCGGCACCGTAGGCAGCGCCGCCAATCCGCTCGGCCCAACGCTCACCTCCACCTCCGGCGTGGTCTCCAACACAGGTGCGGCGGTGACCGCAGTCGGCGGCGTGGTGTCGAGTCTGGGCAGCGGTCCGCTGTCACCGCTCGCTCCGGCGACGTCCGCGCTTGGCGGCGTCGTCGGCGATGTGGGCAAAGGCGTCACATCCGTCGGCTCGGGATTGAACACCGCGCTCTCCAGCGCGCCCGTTCAGCAGCTCGAAACGCAACTCAGTTCCGCGATCAACCCAATCACGCTGACCGTCTCGAACACGACGCAGACGCTCGGCAACGCCACCGGCCTCGGCTCACCGCTCAACAACCTGCTCGGCACGCTAGGCAACGGACTCGACGCGGCCGGCATCAAGGTGTCGGGCGCCACCGGCGATCAGGTCGGCAAGGACATCGGCGGCGTGGTGAGCCAGTTGGGCAAAACCGTCACGAGCACGGGCGGCCTGTTCACCGGCGCGACCACCAATCCGCTCGCACCGATCACAGGCCTGCTCGGGCCGCTCGGTGGACTCGGTGGACTCGGTGCAACGGGCGGCGGGTCGATCTCGATTCCGCCGTTGACGGGGCTGATCGGCAACCTGGGATCGCTCGGCGGTGTCGGCGGTGTCGGCGGTGTCGGCGGTGTCGGCGGTGTCGGCGGTTCAGGTGGCGCGGGCGGCGCAGGAGGTCTGCTGGCGCCGATCACGGGTCTGCTCGGCAAGGTCGGCTCGCTCGGCGGCAGTACCGGCGCGGGCGGTCCGCTCACCCCGGTCGTCAGCCTGGTCGGCTCGTTGACGGTCAGCGTGACGGGCGGCGTCAGCGCGTCGCAAGGCGGTACCGCGGCCAATCCTGTGACGGGGCTGATCGGCGGCCTCACAGGCGGTTCGGCCAGTGGCTCGGGCGGCAGCGGTTCGTCAAACAAGAACCCGCTTGCACCGGTGACGAACCTGGTCGGCGGATTGCTCGGCGGCGTCACGGCAGGCAAATAA